From the genome of Aspergillus chevalieri M1 DNA, chromosome 8, nearly complete sequence, one region includes:
- the SNU13 gene encoding RNA binding protein snu13 (COG:A;~EggNog:ENOG410PMV3;~InterPro:IPR004038,IPR002415,IPR029064,IPR018492, IPR004037;~PFAM:PF01248;~go_component: GO:0005730 - nucleolus [Evidence IEA];~go_component: GO:1990904 - ribonucleoprotein complex [Evidence IEA];~go_function: GO:0003723 - RNA binding [Evidence IEA];~go_process: GO:0042254 - ribosome biogenesis [Evidence IEA]), producing MPAGEEPNAAWPIADEALTQNLLDLVQQASHYRQLKKGANEATKTLNRGTAEIVILAADTSPLAILLHLPLLAEDKNVPYIYVPSKLALGRATGVSRPVIAASITTNEASDLMGQIRTIKDKVERLMI from the exons ATGCCTGCAGGAGAAGAGCCCAATGCCG CCTGGCCCATCGCCGACGAGGCCTTGACCCAGAACCTGTTGGACCTTGTCCAGCAGGCTTCTCACTACCGTCAGCTGAAGAAGGGTGCCAACGAAG CCACCAAGACCCTTAACCGCGGAACTGCTGAGATCGTCATCCTGGCTGCCGACACCTCTCCCCTGGCCATTCTCCTTCACCTGCCTCTCCTTGCTGAGGACAAGAATGTGCCGTATATCTATGTCCCCAGCAAGCTCGCCCTGGGTCGGGCCACCGGTGTCTCCCGTCCTGTGATCGCCGCCAGTATCACTACCAACGAGGCTAGTGACCTTATGGGCCAGATCCGCACCATCAAGGACAAGGTTGAGCGTCTCATGATCTAA